In a single window of the Flavobacterium sp. W4I14 genome:
- a CDS encoding TonB-dependent SusC/RagA subfamily outer membrane receptor (product_source=TIGR04057; cath_funfam=2.170.130.10; pfam=PF07715,PF13715; superfamily=49464; tigrfam=TIGR04057; transmembrane_helix_parts=Inside_1_4,TMhelix_5_24,Outside_25_278) has translation MTKRILLLTVFIAGLLVPGYLAAQVQKVIVKGIVMDRETRQGIPDVTILLDGKPPKPTSFTDRDGRYTIAVAPESTLIFRYIGYNENRVKIKSGQTLLNITLGASSSDMEEVVVRGYQKRLKETSTGSSYVISGKEIQDIPVSNAEQLLQGKVPGLNIQVNTGAPGYRGSVAIRGVSGIDISGSGTSSFLTPTSPLYVIDGVPVEADANFEYGFNSAGPGVSPLSLIPPEDIGSIEVLKDAQATSLYGSRGAFGVILITTRRGNSKVPRIRYTANFFR, from the coding sequence ATGACAAAGAGAATATTATTGCTCACGGTTTTTATAGCCGGCCTGTTGGTTCCGGGCTACCTGGCAGCACAGGTACAAAAAGTAATTGTTAAAGGAATTGTTATGGACAGGGAAACCAGACAGGGCATACCAGATGTAACAATTTTATTGGACGGTAAGCCACCAAAACCAACTTCTTTTACAGATCGTGATGGCAGATACACCATTGCAGTAGCTCCAGAATCAACCCTTATTTTTAGGTATATCGGCTATAACGAGAACCGGGTTAAAATTAAATCCGGACAGACTTTGTTGAACATTACCTTAGGCGCAAGTTCTTCTGATATGGAAGAGGTGGTTGTTCGGGGTTATCAGAAACGGTTAAAAGAAACCAGTACGGGATCTTCCTATGTAATCAGCGGAAAAGAAATCCAGGATATTCCCGTTTCCAATGCAGAACAGCTGCTACAGGGCAAAGTTCCCGGCCTTAATATACAGGTAAATACCGGGGCACCCGGTTATCGTGGATCTGTAGCAATACGCGGTGTATCCGGAATTGATATTTCGGGTTCGGGAACCAGTTCGTTTTTAACGCCTACTTCTCCACTTTATGTAATAGATGGCGTACCTGTAGAGGCTGATGCAAATTTCGAATACGGCTTCAATTCTGCAGGTCCGGGCGTTAGCCCGCTCTCGCTAATCCCTCCTGAGGATATTGGCAGTATTGAAGTGTTGAAAGATGCGCAGGCTACCTCACTTTATGGTTCAAGGGGCGCTTTCGGTGTTATCCTGATTACCACAAGGCGTGGTAATTCTAAAGTGCCAAGAATCCGATATACCGCTAATTTTTTTCGTTAA
- a CDS encoding hypothetical protein (product_source=Hypo-rule applied; pfam=PF16398; superfamily=50729; transmembrane_helix_parts=Inside_1_4,TMhelix_5_22,Outside_23_347) → MKFRTIYIYLAFAAVIISTATGCKKWLDIPADVDYFSEKVDYTTKTFSPVLGRTTVITNIFNYDNSSLPLTFQLLNVRKADGTPADNLTKVQPVWVWSTAYDGKETSLQQILDKRKKEDHPLWELRKSGDLILWQSATNASVPAYQGSTNPGGYLFDVKVSNSGGEKTIKDLLLNPLREMPYEPTNMDVISSLPKDSILPSELSGMIGQNTRKALSNDNKDVYIYFKRTGNGNSLTFKFLDKNKNPMNVDAFKDTKWAGLIHGFNMQKTGDYVRYDVAYPIPLVKLPTKYTNGDGSRAMVEFSYTRIGFNGIRETGKLKFNFSIFREGDWEIDFHFRNDTPRFQDEY, encoded by the coding sequence ATGAAATTTAGAACAATATACATATATCTTGCTTTTGCAGCAGTTATAATAAGTACAGCAACGGGTTGTAAAAAATGGCTGGATATCCCTGCTGATGTAGATTATTTCAGCGAAAAAGTAGATTATACCACGAAAACTTTTTCGCCGGTATTGGGGCGTACAACCGTAATAACCAATATTTTTAACTACGACAATTCAAGTTTGCCCTTAACTTTTCAGTTGCTGAACGTCAGAAAAGCAGATGGAACCCCTGCCGATAACCTCACAAAAGTACAGCCGGTCTGGGTATGGTCTACCGCTTATGATGGCAAAGAAACCAGTCTGCAGCAAATTCTCGATAAAAGAAAAAAAGAAGATCACCCGCTGTGGGAACTGAGAAAATCGGGTGATCTGATTCTCTGGCAGAGTGCTACCAATGCATCGGTACCTGCATATCAAGGCTCTACTAACCCCGGTGGCTATCTTTTCGATGTCAAGGTTTCCAATTCAGGAGGAGAGAAAACCATTAAGGATCTGTTACTTAATCCACTTAGGGAAATGCCCTATGAGCCTACCAACATGGATGTGATTTCAAGTCTGCCGAAAGATTCTATACTACCTTCTGAACTAAGTGGGATGATCGGCCAAAATACCAGGAAAGCACTTTCTAACGATAATAAAGATGTTTACATCTATTTTAAAAGAACGGGCAATGGCAATTCCTTAACCTTTAAGTTTCTGGACAAAAATAAAAACCCGATGAATGTAGATGCTTTTAAAGATACCAAATGGGCCGGATTGATACACGGCTTTAACATGCAAAAAACGGGTGATTATGTACGGTATGATGTGGCTTACCCGATTCCCCTGGTTAAACTTCCAACAAAATATACCAACGGTGATGGTTCCAGGGCCATGGTAGAGTTTAGCTACACCCGGATCGGGTTTAATGGGATAAGGGAAACCGGAAAGCTGAAATTTAATTTCAGCATCTTCCGCGAAGGCGATTGGGAAATAGATTTCCATTTCCGCAATGACACGCCAAGGTTTCAGGACGAATATTAA
- a CDS encoding hypothetical protein (product_source=Hypo-rule applied; cath_funfam=2.60.120.260; pfam=PF03422; smart=SM00606; superfamily=49785), which translates to MQLTSVPPTVLCTSWKPPHPFGFGEYTKPKAEPYDKSTFRPAGYNGPFILPSVVGETVLIEAEDYDLGGEGVAYHDDLTKNGGNYRPAEYVDIDVAFGNLGQMYTDAAGTYTASYSLGWTVAGEWTVYSVNVPVEGDYKITSRLGNGNASTPLKFHIEFDYKDVTGSLTFPNNKGWWVWQLVESPVFHLKAGNHVMRFFHETKDIQVNNFVIKRVN; encoded by the coding sequence ATGCAATTAACATCCGTACCTCCAACGGTATTGTGCACGTCCTGGAAACCACCCCATCCTTTTGGATTTGGCGAATATACCAAACCTAAGGCCGAACCCTATGATAAAAGTACATTCAGACCAGCAGGTTACAATGGACCTTTTATTCTGCCCTCGGTCGTCGGCGAAACCGTGTTGATCGAAGCGGAAGACTATGACCTGGGTGGAGAAGGTGTTGCCTATCACGATGACTTAACTAAAAACGGGGGCAATTACAGGCCAGCGGAATATGTGGATATTGATGTTGCATTCGGGAACCTTGGTCAGATGTATACCGATGCCGCTGGTACTTATACAGCCAGTTATTCCCTGGGATGGACAGTAGCCGGCGAATGGACAGTTTACTCTGTAAATGTACCTGTAGAGGGAGATTATAAAATTACTTCAAGGCTCGGCAATGGCAATGCTTCAACGCCTTTAAAGTTTCACATAGAATTTGATTACAAGGACGTAACAGGATCCCTGACTTTTCCAAACAATAAAGGCTGGTGGGTTTGGCAGTTGGTCGAGAGCCCTGTATTTCACTTGAAGGCAGGTAATCATGTGATGCGGTTTTTTCATGAAACCAAAGACATACAGGTGAACAATTTTGTCATCAAACGGGTCAACTAA
- a CDS encoding putative surface protein with fasciclin (FAS1) repeats (product_source=COG2335; cleavage_site_network=SignalP-noTM; cog=COG2335; pfam=PF02469; superfamily=82153) — translation MVMKRIQMISKYMSVLLLGSMLVAGCSKDKGDYNYINSTVAFPGTTYDYLKSKKGIFDSLLFVIDRLKLTDTLRNNNVTLFAVTNQSFQQVVDKLNTTRKLRGKAPVYLKDMADESLDSMICRYVIRGSYTADSLTQTDGKMLKAVRYDYPMNGKLATANASGYKGGGPAVIKYFFTKKSSFVKDWVLATADAINIRTSNGIVHVLETTPSFWIWRIYQT, via the coding sequence ATGGTTATGAAACGTATACAAATGATATCTAAATACATGAGCGTGCTCCTGCTGGGATCAATGCTTGTTGCTGGCTGTTCAAAGGATAAAGGTGATTATAATTACATCAACAGTACAGTCGCCTTTCCAGGAACTACATACGACTATTTGAAAAGTAAGAAAGGGATCTTTGATTCGCTCTTATTTGTAATCGATCGCCTAAAATTAACCGATACGCTAAGGAACAACAACGTAACCTTATTTGCAGTTACCAATCAGAGTTTTCAACAGGTAGTCGATAAACTGAATACCACCAGGAAATTACGGGGAAAAGCTCCGGTTTACCTTAAAGATATGGCAGATGAGTCGCTCGACAGTATGATCTGCAGGTATGTAATCAGGGGAAGTTATACAGCAGATTCTCTGACACAGACTGACGGAAAAATGCTTAAGGCGGTTAGGTATGATTATCCCATGAACGGTAAACTGGCCACTGCTAATGCGAGTGGATACAAGGGTGGTGGGCCAGCAGTAATTAAATATTTCTTTACCAAAAAAAGCAGCTTCGTTAAAGACTGGGTTTTAGCTACTGCTGATGCAATTAACATCCGTACCTCCAACGGTATTGTGCACGTCCTGGAAACCACCCCATCCTTTTGGATTTGGCGAATATACCAAACCTAA